From a single Ooceraea biroi isolate clonal line C1 chromosome 12, Obir_v5.4, whole genome shotgun sequence genomic region:
- the LOC113563108 gene encoding uncharacterized protein LOC113563108 — protein sequence MPEPTENIWKVSAEKFRDLWQFPNCVAAIDGKYIALQCPIGGGSKYFNYKGFHSEVLLALIDTEYRFIAIDVSAYGKNSDSNVFSTSVIGKKLEDKTLNIPRDTPLVENYTPMPYVIVGDEAFPLKTYLLRPYSRHHLAGDEEKKIIIDYHGLEGLLRMHLAFLLHSGESFVDLWRYNHKLLIR from the coding sequence ATGCCAGAGCCCACTGAAAACATTTGGAAAGTTTCGGCAGAAAAATTTAGGGATCTTTGGCAGTTTCCAAACTGTGTAGCAGCAATTGATGGCAAATATATCGCTCTTCAGTGCCCAATTGGAGGGggatcaaaatattttaattataaaggtTTTCATTCAGAAGTTCTCCTCGCACTAATTGATACTGAATACAGATTTATTGCTATAGATGTAAGCGCATATGGTAAAAACAGTGATAGCAATGTATTTTCAACATCTGTAATTGGGAAGAAACTAGAAGACAAAACACTGAATATTCCACGAGACACACCTTTGGTTGAAAATTATACTCCGATGCCATATGTAATCGTTGGAGACGAGGCTTTTCCCCTTAAAACATATTTACTTCGACCATACAGTAGACATCACCTCGCAGgagacgaagaaaaaaaaataattatcgattatcACGGGCTCGAAGGGTTGTTGAGAATGCATTTGGCATTTTTGCTTCACAGTGGAGAATCTTTCGTCGACCTCTGGAGGTACAACCATAAATTGCTGATAAGATAG